GGTGGCTTCTGCCGCTACCCGTTCCATGTAGGCAGCGAGTATGTCATCTGCTGTCCACGTCTGTTTTTTTCGTCCGGTTTTCTTTGCCGTTTCCATACCAAGATATTTCTACAAAGATAAGAGCCGTAAGAAGTTAGGATTGTTGAGCAGCTGTTAATTATCGTTCAAAATTTCTGTGAGGCTGCGGGTTTCGGAGGCATTCAGAGATTCGACTTTAAGCAAAAAAGAAACCCGCCGGATGAGGGCGGGTGTTCTTTATGTCGGGACGGTGTCGGGTTACGACATGTATCGTTATTTGACGATTTTCCGTGCAAACGTCTTCCCTTCTGATTCGATCAGCAGGAGGTAGGTGCCGGAGGCGAGAGCGGAGGTACCCAACTCGTAGGTAGTGGCATCCACTTTCTGGAACGACGCAGACGCAACGCGCCCGTCGAGCGTGATGATACGGGCCGCGCGCACGTTGAGGTCGCGCACCGTGCTGAAGCGTACATAGTTCGTTACCGGATTTGGATAGACCGTGAGTCCGTAGGCTTCGGCTACCAACGGATCGAGGCCCAATGCTGCCGCATCCAGATAGTCCGGAATACCGTTCGTGTTCAGGTCGTCGTCGGCCAGGTTGCCGTTGTTGTTATAATCTTCGTTTATCGAACTGATGCCGTCGCCGTCATCGTCGATGTCGAGATAATCGGGGATCGAATCGTTATCGGTATCGAGATAGTCGGCGGTGCGTCCACCGAGGGCGATCAATTCGACGTTGGTCAGCACGAGGTCGCCATCGTCATCATCATCCATATAGTTCGGAATACCGTCGCCGTCTGTATCATCGTTGGCGAGATTGCCGTCGCCGTTGACGTCTTCGTCGGCTGTATCTACTGCATCGTTATCGGTATCTGTGCCGCAATCGATGGCCGACAGGTTGACGGTCAACACCGTAGGCGTACCGTTGTTCAACAGCGCATACAGCGTAAGCGGCAATTGCTCGGCAAAGAAATTAGGTTGTGTGATGGGATTGGTATTCGACATCGCGTCGATTTCCGAATAGAAAAAAGTCGCATTGGCCAACACGCCTGTGGCGAGGTTTTCGGTTGAGAAAAGCGGTCCGGTTACGGCCGAGTTGCATACGGTGTAGGAAATCGGCTGTGACGGTGATACGGTTGAAAAGCGCCATCCTTCGTTTTCGGCTGCCCAGGGTCCCATATTGCGTCCCGGAGCCGCCGTTCCCTGTGCACCGCTAGCATCCAGCACACCTAATATCGCTTTGCCGCTGTTCCAGCCCGCGCACAGTGGTTTGCTGTGCACTTGTATGTCGATGAGGTTGGTCGTCTCATACAGGACGATTTCGGTGTATGACAGGTTGTTGGGACACGAGAACTGCGGTACGTTTTTGAAAACGATGACGAATTTGCGGTACGGCGCTACGCCCGTGACGCCGGTGAGGTAATTACCCGCC
This genomic interval from Flavobacterium sp. HJ-32-4 contains the following:
- a CDS encoding T9SS type A sorting domain-containing protein, with protein sequence MKKIYAFFLLAGLTVSAQSPTYSVTSIPHQMFDAATTVQYNNDDIYSGVISLPFSFQFYGVDYQNIVVSSNGYLSFNTNYANQYSEWNVNQAIPNTLFPFKNAILGVYHDLYNNTGAGNYLTGVTGVAPYRKFVIVFKNVPQFSCPNNLSYTEIVLYETTNLIDIQVHSKPLCAGWNSGKAILGVLDASGAQGTAAPGRNMGPWAAENEGWRFSTVSPSQPISYTVCNSAVTGPLFSTENLATGVLANATFFYSEIDAMSNTNPITQPNFFAEQLPLTLYALLNNGTPTVLTVNLSAIDCGTDTDNDAVDTADEDVNGDGNLANDDTDGDGIPNYMDDDDDGDLVLTNVELIALGGRTADYLDTDNDSIPDYLDIDDDGDGISSINEDYNNNGNLADDDLNTNGIPDYLDAAALGLDPLVAEAYGLTVYPNPVTNYVRFSTVRDLNVRAARIITLDGRVASASFQKVDATTYELGTSALASGTYLLLIESEGKTFARKIVK